The following nucleotide sequence is from Synchiropus splendidus isolate RoL2022-P1 chromosome 1, RoL_Sspl_1.0, whole genome shotgun sequence.
CTGTTGTGCCACACCAGcactttcatttgtttaaatatgaagAATAAGTCTCCTACGGTCTTTATTTGATCCATATAGGTTGTGGTTATTTAGAGATTGATTTCACATAAAGCTTTATAAGGCTGTTCATTTAAACCTACATAGTTTGCTTACATctcaaagtgaaataaaaaaaaaaaagactatgcAGTCCTCCTAgcacaagaataaaaaaaataaaaaattatgaATGCAAATActaaaagaaaggaaaataaaaagaagatgACACACAATTACACATTTATACAGAGCCACTCTGTTGGCATGTGAGGGGAAATAACCCCTCAAGATACTTCACCATCAGTAAAGGGACCCGTCACAATAAGAGTGGCACTGTTCACAATACTATGGCGACAAACGGGTTTTATTATGGAGAACTTTGACTTGATTTtggattattttaatattgggATGCACTATAACGCAATTCTTcaatcactatatatatatatatatatatatatatatatatatatatatatatatatatatatatatatatatatatatatgggagtgtgatttgattaaaaaaaaatctaattagagaatttgtgattaattaatctcaactAATAgtagtttaatggtataaggatatttgccacaagaagccacatttttcaatttgaataaaacatgatggtggctatattcaggtTTTTCTATCGCCATATTTCAactaaaactcttttaatgtcttgacaatatttgtacaagaatttcaatttcataagaatttcaaatacattcagagtagtggaaaccctggtaaTGACCAGGTTTTAGTGAAaggtgtagtgaaaaacatccctgaacaaaagcaaacagatgcttttgtttgcttttgttcagggattcctccatgtttgttgttgttgttatcatcctagctgccacgtgtcttgtgcatcagtgtgaccagtggaccaggaactcctgcactgacaaaggttccctgttgtctggagagcaaactgttcaattaaatgaaattaaaacgattaaaggcgattaaaatatttttacgttttttttttttgttgttgtatgaaATAGCTCAAAAGAATAGTCCACTTTAGGTGAAAGTTCTGAGGAGGTCCTGAGATGTCATTTACACTATGTGTCAGTCAGAACCTTCAACTTTCCCATTGGACTGGTCATGAAAGCAATGGCAACAGTGAAGATAATGGATGAAAACAGTATAAACATCAGCTATTTTCAAGTCAACTTGGTGCTATGTGTCTTCCTAAGACTTGAAATTTCATCCAAACTGATTTTTTCCCTTTGAGACACTCATGACATTAACCTACATGCAGCACAGTGGCGCAGTAGCTCAGCACGACTCAGCGAgtgggttcgaatccagctCGGCACCTTTCTCCTCAGCCTTTGACTTGTCTCACATGTTTGCATTGAATTACATACTGTAGTTTTCATTACATTACATGCACTGAGAGCAACATTTTATATATTACAGAGATTGATGTGGAGCGGTGAAGCGCAATTCCTGTCATTTCCGTGTCTTATTGCCATTTTACTCTTACAAACAGTGAGCTTCTGAGACTGTGCCTTAACTGGTGCCTGTGTCATGTCACCTGTGTCATGGTATGTTGCTGTCAGTCTTCTGTGTTTTTACTGTCAGTCGCTTGTGTTGTTTCACAGTTTCTAAGATGGGTGTTAGGTCATTAATGTGAACGACACTTAGTTCTTCTCTATCTTTGAAGTGTCTTTATGCTGAGTTAGATTCTATACACACAAAACAATGCACATTTTCTTACTCATAATGTTCAAATTAATACTCTACCGTGAATAATTCGTGCATTTTATGTGTTAACATACCAACACTTTCTAGCAAGGCAACTAGACATCAGGTAGCGTTTTCATTCACGTTCAAAAACATGTTAGAGTTTACATATACAAGGAAGAGACCAGGCTGAAGACGTGAGATCTCTACTGTGCCTAAGACATCGACAGCAAGAGTCGTCTGTGCAAGTGTTCAGTTGAGCAGCAACGCTCCATTTAGCTTGAACCGCAGTCACCTAGCACCATCTCGTGGCCACGCAATATTACCTCGTGCGCACGCATTAAATCTCCCCCGTATACCAATGGGTTGTACAGGGTagcgtggccgagcggtctaaggcgctggattaaggctccagtctcttcgggggcgtgggttcgaatcccaccgctgccaacacttttcttttcttgtctccTGTAACTTCACCAGGAGTTTTGGGGTGAGAATTGAGTTCAATAACCACAACCAAACGCCACAAGAGTTAAAATGAATCCATAATGTAAACTGTGGGATCGCGTCGCTGTGCATTATGGGCATGGGCTCCTCCCCACGTGCGACAGTGAACGCAAGCACCGCTATGAACGAGACAGTCTCTGACTCTGGACCTTCCACGCTCGGATGACTTGGCTTTCAGTGGGCGATCCACACTGCAGGTGAGAGCGCTTTCTAGTCTCGACTCATTCACCTGCTCCCAAATCACGACAACGACAATGTACGAGATAGGTTCGAGACTCAGAGCTAGCTCAGGCTAAGCTAAAGTTACTCGTCCATGCTGGTTAGACCGGTGTTTGGCTTGTTACTTTGCGAAACACTAAAGTGATATTCGTGAGTCATACTGCACATCTTATGCTAGTTTTACACGAGTTTATTCGTCATATGTATACACTCGAAATCACAAGGAACGTGTGTTTAAGTTGGCCTTTAAATGCTAGCTCGCTAATGTTGCTAACGTTTTACTTACTGACTTCATCCATACAGTAATACATCGACCAGTGTTCTTGTCTTTGCTTTATATTATAGTCTGGCTGAGCAGTGTCGAACTAAAGCCTGCTGTGGTGTTTCATTCTATTGCGTCATTCAGTCCTGTAAACGTTCTGTAGTCCAAATGCTGAGTGGGTCAGAAGAAATGTATCGTCCTGTTTAATCTAGTAAAACTGAGTGTTTGTGACAGCGAGTTCTGTTGATACAGAATCTATGTCAAGCCATCTATGTGTCTTAATGTATTGtcataaaaaacattttgttgtcgCCTCCTTTTTAATCGTAACCAAGCCAAACAGCCGGTTTGTGTGGTACACACTTTATTGTTAGACACCTGGATGACtaacaaaccaacaaaataaTGTACCACACCCAGTTTATTAAATGACAAACTAAGGTGACCACATTAAGGCTGGGGGATACCTTGGGTGTTGGGTGTTAGAATTCTGTTCCGTTGGCTTCCAGATTCAACAGATCACTAATATCTATATAGGAAGTGTTTCTTGCTTTAGCTGCTTGCATGGTCGAACCAACAACAATTGTTGGCTGTATGACCATTTTACaacatgatgatgttggagataACTTTAAATATTAGACATAGCTGGTGGTTAACTTGATTTGGTCTTACTTTTGTGAATGTCATGTATTAACATGATTGTAAAAATGATTGTTAAGGTTGGATCTGTGAGCTCCTCTGCAGCACCTGCTCTTGCCACTGCGTTCGGTCGATGCAAATATGGCCAGTGGGGAGGATGACGACCCAATTATAGAGGAGGTGCGTACCTGGCCCCAGAAAATTCCTACCTGTTATTGATTGTACTACTTGTCTttacttctttttcttcatgcaGATTGATGTGTACCTGGCCAAAAGCCTTGCAGAGAAGCTATATCTTTTACAGGTAATATTCATTTCAGTTACAGCCGTGTCTTTATCTTCAGCGATTTAATCAAAACATCACATGACTTTTCTATTGATCTCCAATCCAGTATCCAGTACGACCCTCCATCATGACCTATGACAATGTCAACCACCTGGCTGCGAGGATCAAACCCAAGCAGCAAAGGGTAACACGATTAGCCATTCATTCTGTCAAACAAACCTGCAGTGTGTAAATGAGTATTTTACTCAGGTGGAGTTGGAAATCGCCATGAACACATCAAGTCCTAACTATTGTCGCAGTAAAGGAGAGCAGATTGCACTCAACGTTGATGGGAGCACCTATGAGGAGAGCAACACTTACTCTGCGTATGTCTACCGTCATAAATCTGCCATTTGTAAATTCATTACTCTCAGAGATAATGGCTACCTGGCTACAAAGATTCTACCGTGTATTTATCATTTCCTATGTTTGCTGAGgagtgtttccttttttttggctGACTGGTTCCATATCTTTCTccagacaaaagtgaatttccaCAACGTTCTAATGAATGTCAACTAGAAAATGAAACGTGGAATATTGACTGACATTCTTCTATTATTTCCAAGATAAAATAGAAGCTCTAATAGTGATGTCTTAATCTTCTTTTGCTCTGTACAGCAAAATGATGGACAAACAATCGTTCTCCTCCATCCAGGCCACAACCAACACCTCACGATACGCTGCTGCTGTCTTTCGAAaaggtaatatatatatatatatatatatatatatatatatatatatatatatatatttttttttttttttccccctgtgtCCTTAGCCTCTGGTTGCTTGCAAAGCTCAGCCATGTTGATGtcattgacctttgacctgtatTCTGATTACATCTCAGGCGAGCTTCACATCACCCCTCTGACTGGGATCCTGCAGATGAGACCCAGCTTCTCTTACTTGGACAAGGCTGACAACAAAACCAAGGAGAGGGAGGCGGCCAATGAAGGTGACTTCACATGTGTCCCCCATAATAAGAGTGTGGTCTCATATTGTCAACACAGTTGAATAATGATGCagttaaaaatgaacaaaatgaatcTGGAAAATAACAGAAATATGATTGGTTTCATTGAAAGCCGTTTAGCCTTGGTTAAATTCATAGATAAACATCCAAGGTTTTACACAGAAGGAAAGtgatatattttctttctttttatctgtTTAGAAACTGGGTTTTTGTTAGATTCAAGGTGTTTTTAATGGTGTTATACATTTATTGTTGAGAAGGCAGCCGATGTTGAAAATATAATTAAGTATAATTGTTTTATATGATGCATCAAGTATGaccattgaaatgaaaaagagaaaacatatcacattttgtttgttatttcatTGAAACGATCCCAGTGACTTTACATTAAACAAATtccctctgctgcaggtggagatTCGTCCCAGGACgaggctgaggaggaagtggaggcaATAACGGTGAGATTTTTCATCCAGAACTGATCACTTGACTGTCCCTGAAGTGACCCTCCAAGATTCCTGATTCTGTCTTCAGGTCAGGTTTGCTCGTCCAGAGTCGGAGCAGGCGCGACAGCGACGCATCCAGTCGTATGAATTTCTCCAGAAAAAGCAGGCGGAGGAGCCCTGGGTCCACCTGCACTACCACAGTCTGAAGGTAGAGGGAGCATAACCTGGCCGACTGTCTTTTTTCTGTAGTCTAAtgagtacagtggtgcctcagttttcgaacgtcttggaattcgaacaaaaaattcgagatttttttgcttcgtatTTCAAACGAAAATGCTGAACTCGAGCGCCccagaaaaaagccggaaaaaacataacgtgcgcggacctatcagctgacccacgacgcgctttgttattgtgtataacacagccactgtatgcagacgtgtcccgttagctacatttactgactgtgttttcttcatattgaggtgttaaacctttcctgtctccacactggaccgtggtagagtgtcacagggaaggtgctcgctctccacacctccgaggctggagcgcacactccagggtttgatgtcctgttgtgggctggagctgggacagggatgaggcgagtctgggacagagcgttacttggtttatgactttgtcacagccaaactgcacagaagcgcacattcagagctggacacgcaccgggcacctcttcacttctggagagacgtcactcactcggcaacccctcccacatgcagcggccacacacatagagggacagcgcacctgcagcagacactctacattcactcctacaaaagcctattttaaggcttggaacgcattatttctttttccattaattgtaatgggaaaaatcgattcagattttgaacaaatcggttCTCGAactgccgtctggaacggattgtggtcgagaaccgaggtaccactgtatttgaaaagTAAACATGTGCCAAAACGCTAAACTAAAATGTCATGTTGTAATCTTGAACTTAAATGTATTTGGCCTAAATTTTATCTGACTTCTTCAAATGCACTTCAGGACAGCCGATCAGAACATGAGAAACAGTACTTGTACTGCCAGTCACTTGACGCCTCAGAGAACTCTGAACTGGTCAAGACCCCCAAGTGAGTGAGAGCAATACAGCaagagcattttttttctttcacgaGCTGAATGAAGGCATCCAAGTAAAAGTTTGGAACTCTAATAGTTGTTGCAAATTCACAGAGAATACCTGGCCATGCTAATGCCGCCACTCTCTGAAGAAAAAGTGTAAGTATGACTGTGAGATGTATCTAAAAGAAGTTACCTGTAGTTTACATTTCTTTTCTCTGTCAGTGTGAAACCAGTTGGACCCAGTAATGTTCTGTCTATGGCTCAGCTCCGAACTTTACCACTGGCCGAACAAGTCAAGACTTTAATGAAAAATGGTGAGGATTTCAACTTTATTTCGTGCAGCTGCCGTTACTGTTCAGGCAGTTGATTATTTCCTCCACAAGAGAGCGGCAGAGTTTCGCTGGTGACCAGTCTCTTGTATACATGACTGGcgttttcattgtatttttctgAAGTTTAAGTTGATGTGCACTTTCTGCGGGTTCAAACGCAGTGACATTAACTTCTGCATTCTCTGTGTCTCTAGTGAAGGCCATGCCTTTCGCAAACCTGATGGGTTTGCTCGCTTCTGGCACGGACTCCACTGCAGTTCTTCGCTGCATCCAGCAGGTGGCTCTGCTGGTTCAGGGTAACTGGGTCGTGAAGAGGTGAGCACTTTGACTGTGTCTAACCTGTGATCATGTCCGTGTCATTAGTAAACCATCTAGAtcagtgattttgtttttttctgttttcctcctaGTGATGTTTTGTATCCCAAAAACACCTGCAGCCCTCACAGTGGAGTTCCTGCTGAAGTTCTGTGTCGAGGCAGGGACTTTGTGGTGAGGAGAATAAAAACCTCTGGTGCATTTGATTCATGCTGATGTTGGTGTGAAATGGTGTGGTCATGTTGTCAGATGTGGAGGTTCACTCTGGAGAGGTCACTGATGAGGAAGGAGGTCACATCCATCATCAAAGTAAGTGTCTGCTCCCCCTGAAGTTTCTTAAATCTGACTCGGTTTTTAGACACTATGaaaaaactgcaaaacaaaccTCTGCATGATATTACGTCTCGGGTTTGAGTTAATTTCTGTTCTACTGCTGTTTTCTCAGCTTCCTCCTGAGGATGTAAAGGAGTTCCTGGAGCATGTGGCTGCACCTCGAGTCAACAGGGGCTGGGAGTTCCTGCTGCCCACTGATGTAGAGTTCATGAAAAAACATCCAGACGTTGCTCACCGACAGCACATGTTGTGGCTCGGCATCCAGAGCAAGTAGGTGTCCTCTGGGATGCGGTGCTCTCCATTCTGCGGTACTAATGGACTTTTTGTTCCAATGCAGGCTGGAGAAAGTCTTCAACTTCAAAAAGGACGACTTCCTACCGAAGAACTCTCCTCAACCAGGTGGGTGTGAAGGAGCCAGCATGATTGACGTTTCATTGTTCTGCCAGTGATGTCTCTGAATCAGGGTTGTGCCGAACATCCGGTGGCCAAATAGTAAAAATAGTGGCAAGTGACGTGATCAAACATCGTGCAGAATGATGGTTTTCACTTCTAATCGACAACACAATGTAattgattgttgttgtttttttaaatacaaaaattcaCCACAAAGGTGAAAAGAGCTTTATGAGTCCTCTGGCGAAATTGTGGCAACCCACCCCACCTTTCTCTTAAGTGCCTagaaaaatctggcaacaccGTCCTCCACTTTAGTGGTGCCTGCTCCATGATTCGCACCTGGTCGACTGGTCACTGAACAATAGCGGATCGACACgagtcaaaatgattttgactttctgaCCCATGTGTCACACAcctttttatttgatcatttctttgttgtccatggCATCGGTTCCAAACGTTGTcatgattgtttatacaggaattaagtcgaaaaagtaagagctattctggcGAAATTTTAGAATATGATTTCGATGACTGAATcatgtttaactttgaaatataaacaatatgCCTCAGAGCACATGCGCCAAGCCCCCCCATTCAATGCCGATGAGAGTCACGGTCCTCAGACTTGTATCGTCATCACATCCAAGATCAACATGATTTCATGTTACTTGGTTCGTTTCATGTTGTCATGACCTAAACTACAGTATGGCATGTATTTTGCGTATTATTCATCATGGATCGCTGTGAAGTCTATTTAATTCAATGGAGTGAAGATctgacgctccagtctgcagcgtgacTCGCACACAGACCTGGGCGACGTTATTGGTGGCGTGAGCCACGTAAAAAgtatatattattaaaataactTCTGCACAGATTTCTATCTGTGCTGCTCGATATTTGGGAGAGGGTCATGgttaaatgtattcattttaaaaatacatgcacaagagacataagccggcgaaccagcaaccttgtgacacacaggaaTGTGCTGTAGCttctatactgccgctaagtcacgtgattagctgttcaggtgagcctcagCCTTGTTTACCAT
It contains:
- the polr3e gene encoding DNA-directed RNA polymerase III subunit RPC5, translating into MASGEDDDPIIEEIDVYLAKSLAEKLYLLQYPVRPSIMTYDNVNHLAARIKPKQQRVELEIAMNTSSPNYCRSKGEQIALNVDGSTYEESNTYSAKMMDKQSFSSIQATTNTSRYAAAVFRKGELHITPLTGILQMRPSFSYLDKADNKTKEREAANEGGDSSQDEAEEEVEAITVRFARPESEQARQRRIQSYEFLQKKQAEEPWVHLHYHSLKDSRSEHEKQYLYCQSLDASENSELVKTPKEYLAMLMPPLSEEKVVKPVGPSNVLSMAQLRTLPLAEQVKTLMKNVKAMPFANLMGLLASGTDSTAVLRCIQQVALLVQGNWVVKSDVLYPKNTCSPHSGVPAEVLCRGRDFVMWRFTLERSLMRKEVTSIIKLPPEDVKEFLEHVAAPRVNRGWEFLLPTDVEFMKKHPDVAHRQHMLWLGIQSKLEKVFNFKKDDFLPKNSPQPEPLHVSGAQRLQMAQERAQENQSSLQKDLDAKRSRVAVKQEPQSDPEEPMDTSAPSSSINGSLNGFPASPFAHINGAAGSPSQELQDFVSDTFRKHFVLTLNELKRLFHLHVASIASEQSAFHSVSDHMLQDAALLCHCKQIMVPLPPQNAASPDQLKVFGLWEAGDDFDKHRRLLFEMFTKNYRIRRTQIQAKLNEELGDAQKADLDRLLKECCNSQGGMWYLKGTLQS